A portion of the Salarias fasciatus chromosome 15, fSalaFa1.1, whole genome shotgun sequence genome contains these proteins:
- the LOC115401679 gene encoding peptidase M20 domain-containing protein 2 isoform X1, whose amino-acid sequence MSERPEPLLELKQQVSCSIDGAADRLHRLSRDIWSRPELAYRETEAHERLAAFFSEEGGWTVERRFKLDTAFRARWRSGGGGERRAAVTVGFLCEYDALPGIGHACGHNLIAEVGAAAAVGLRAALEDAARRREQEGSGPPDTVEVVVLGTPAEEDGGGKIDLIGEGAFDDMDVVFMAHPLQYDAQHLPLVAEHDVSIKYHGKASHASAYPWEGVNALDAAVLCYSSLSALRQQMKPDWRVHGIIKHGGEKPNIIPAFTQLEYYLRAPCRAELSVLKEKAEGCFRAAAVATGCTVEVEYAKNAFDNLLRNRTLEELYAANGKALGMEFTTDKEVLSNASGSTDFGNVSFVVPGIHPYFYIGSKALNHTEEYTAASGDDAAQFFTLRTAKALAMTALDLLLRPELLQKVKQEFSQAKVAEEERLR is encoded by the exons ATGAGCGAGCGTCCGGAGCCGCTGCTGGAGCTCAAGCAGCAGGTGAGCTGCAGCATCGACGGAGCCGCGGACAGGCTGCACCGCCTCAGCCGGGACATCTGGAGCCGCCCGGAGCTGGCTTACCGGGAGACCGAGGCTCACGAGCGGCTGGCGGCGTTCTTCAGCGAGGAGGGCGGCTGGACGGTGGAGCGCCGCTTCAAGCTGGACACCGCCTTCCGCGCGCGatggcggagcggcggcggcggcgagcggcgggccGCCGTCACCGTGGGCTTCCTGTGTGAGTACGACGCGCTGCCCGGCATCGGACACGCCTGTGGACACAACCTGATCGCGGAGGTCGGAGCTGCTGCGGCCGTGGGGCTCCGGGCGGCGCTGGAGGACGCTGCCCGGCGGCGGGAGCAGGAGGGCTCCGGCCCGCCGGACACCGTGGAG GTGGTGGTGTTGGGGACACCTGCCGAGGAGGACGGCGGAGGGAAGATTGACCTGATCGGGGAGGGGGCCTTTGATGACATGGACGTGGTGTTCATGGCCCACCCGCTGCAGTACGACGCCCAGCACCTGCCGCTGGTCGCCGAGCACGA TGTGAGCATCAAGTACCATGGGAAGGCCTCCCACGCCTCCGCCTACCCCTGGGAGGGCGTCAACGCTCTGGACGCCGCCGTGCTGTGCTACAGCAGCCTGTCTGCGCTGCGGCAGCAGATGAAGCCGGACTGGAGAGTTCATG GGATCATCAAGCACGGAGGAGAGAAGCCCAACATCATCCCCGCCTTCACGCAGCTGGAGTACTACCTGagagcgccgtgccgggcggagCTGTCCGTGCTGAAGGAGAAGGCTGAAGGCTGCTTCCGAGCCGCCGCCGTGGCCACCGGCTGCACG gTGGAAGTGGAGTACGCCAAGAACGCTTTCGACAACCTGCTGCGCAACCGGACGCTGGAGGAGCTGTACGCCGCCAACGGGAAGGCTCTGGGCATGGAGTTCACCACGGACAAAGAAGTGCTCAGTAACGCCTCTG GCTCCACAGACTTCGGAAACGTGTCGTTTGTCGTTCCGGGCATCCACCCGTACTTCTACATCGGCTCCAAGGCTCTGAACCACACGGAGGAGTACACCGCGGCGTCAG ggGACGACGCGGCTCAGTTCTTCACCCTGAGGACGGCCAAGGCTCTGGCCATGACGGcgctggacctgctgctgaggccagagctgctgcagaaggtCAAGCAGGAGTTCAGCCAGGCCAaggtggcggaggaggagaggctgaggtga